Proteins from a genomic interval of Siniperca chuatsi isolate FFG_IHB_CAS linkage group LG10, ASM2008510v1, whole genome shotgun sequence:
- the LOC122883508 gene encoding cyclin-dependent kinase 17-like isoform X9: MGSDGESDQASGTSSDEVQSPVRVRMRNNHHRRISNEDINKRLSLPADIRLPEGYLEKFAMNSPPFDKPMSRRLRRASLSEIGFGKLETYIKLDKLGEGTYATVFKGRSKLTDNLVALKEIRLEHEEGAPCTAIREVSLLKDLKHANIVTLHDIIHTDKCLTLVFEYLEKDLKQYMDDCGSIMSVHNVKIFLFQLLRGLAYCHKRKVLHRDLKPQNLLINEKGELKLADFGLARAKSVPTKTYSNEVVTLWYRPPDVLLGSTEYSTPIDMWGVGCIFYEMITGRPLFPGSTVEDELHLIFRILGTPTEETWSGITTSEEFKTYNFPQYKAEPLVNHAPRIDSDGHELLSMLLQFEAKKRVSAEDALRQSYFRSFGEQVQTLADTASIFSVKGIQLQRDPGKRSSVYPESMMAHKLGSAPSQYFQREAANPRVQSHNLSSTSTG, encoded by the exons ATGGGTTCAGATGGGGAGAGCGACCAGGCATCTGGGACATCTTCTGATGAGGTCCAGAGTCCAGTCAGGGTCCGTATGAGGAACAACCACCATCGGCGCATCTCTAATGAG gaCATAAACAAACGTTTGTCTCTCCCAGCTGATATCAGACTACCGGAGGGCTACTTGGAGAAGTTTGCCATGAACAGCCCGCCCTTTGACAAGCCCATGAGCCGCAGGCTACGACGCGCTTCATTG TCTGAAATCGGCTTTGGGAAACTTGAGACCTACATCAAACTGGACAaactaggggag GGGACCTATGCTACAGTGTTCAAGGGGCGAAGCAAGTTAACAGACAACTTAGTAGCTCTGAAAGAGATCCGACTGGAGCATGAGGAGGGAGCACCCTGCACAGCTATCCGAGAAG TGTCTCTACTGAAAGACTTGAAGCATGCCAATATTGTCACTCTCCATGACATTATCCACACTGACAAGTGCCTGACACTCGTGTTTGAGTACCTG GAAAAAGATCTGAAGCAGTACATGGATGACTGTGGGAGCATCATGAGTGTTCACAATGTCAAG atATTCCTATTCCAGCTGTTACGAGGTCTGGCGTATTGCCACAAAAGGAAGGTCCTCCACAGAGACCTCAAACCGCAGAACCTGCTCATCAATGAAAAAGGAGAACTCAAACTGGCAGACTTTG GTTTGGCACGAGCCAAGTCTGTTCCTACAAAGACCTACTCCAACGAAGTAGTGACATTATGGTACCGACCACCAGATGTGCTTCTAGGCTCCACTGAGTACTCTACACCCATCGATATGTG GGGTGTGGGCTGCATCTTTTATGAAATGATCACTGGCAGACCTCTCTTCCCTGGATCGACTGTGGAGGATGAGCTTCACCTCATATTCCGCATCCTTG GTACTCCTACAGAAGAGACTTGGTCTGGTATCACCACCAGTGAAGAGTTTAAGACGTACAATTTTCCCCAATATAAGGCGGAGCCCCTCGTCAACCACGCACCCAG GATAGACAGCGATGGCCATGAATTGCTCTCGATGCTTCTGCAG TTTGAGGCTAAGAAGCGGGTATCAGCTGAGGATGCTCTCAGACAATCGTATTTCAGAAGCTTTGGGGAGCAGGTTCAAACACTGGCTGACA CGGCATCCATCTTCTCTGTAAAAGGCATTCAGCTCCAGAGAGATCCAGGGAAGAGATCCTCAGTCTACCCAGAGTCAA TGATGGCCCATAAGCTAGGCTCCGCACCCTCGCAGTACTTCCAGAGAGAAGCAGCCAATCCCAGGGTTCAGAGTCATAATCTCTCCTCCACTTCCACTGGCTGA
- the LOC122883508 gene encoding cyclin-dependent kinase 17-like isoform X6: MDRMKIIKRRLSMSLRSARPVDDSLSELAEQMALDEPSAARDNGIVHENVKMGSDGESDQASGTSSDEVQSPVRVRMRNNHHRRISNEDINKRLSLPADIRLPEGYLEKFAMNSPPFDKPMSRRLRRASLSEIGFGKLETYIKLDKLGEGTYATVFKGRSKLTDNLVALKEIRLEHEEGAPCTAIREVSLLKDLKHANIVTLHDIIHTDKCLTLVFEYLEKDLKQYMDDCGSIMSVHNVKIFLFQLLRGLAYCHKRKVLHRDLKPQNLLINEKGELKLADFGLARAKSVPTKTYSNEVVTLWYRPPDVLLGSTEYSTPIDMWGVGCIFYEMITGRPLFPGSTVEDELHLIFRILGTPTEETWSGITTSEEFKTYNFPQYKAEPLVNHAPRIDSDGHELLSMLLQFEAKKRVSAEDALRQSYFRSFGEQVQTLADTASIFSVKGIQLQRDPGKRSSVYPESMMAHKLGSAPSQYFQREAANPRVQSHNLSSTSTG, from the exons GTATCGTCCATGAGAATGTGAAGATGGGTTCAGATGGGGAGAGCGACCAGGCATCTGGGACATCTTCTGATGAGGTCCAGAGTCCAGTCAGGGTCCGTATGAGGAACAACCACCATCGGCGCATCTCTAATGAG gaCATAAACAAACGTTTGTCTCTCCCAGCTGATATCAGACTACCGGAGGGCTACTTGGAGAAGTTTGCCATGAACAGCCCGCCCTTTGACAAGCCCATGAGCCGCAGGCTACGACGCGCTTCATTG TCTGAAATCGGCTTTGGGAAACTTGAGACCTACATCAAACTGGACAaactaggggag GGGACCTATGCTACAGTGTTCAAGGGGCGAAGCAAGTTAACAGACAACTTAGTAGCTCTGAAAGAGATCCGACTGGAGCATGAGGAGGGAGCACCCTGCACAGCTATCCGAGAAG TGTCTCTACTGAAAGACTTGAAGCATGCCAATATTGTCACTCTCCATGACATTATCCACACTGACAAGTGCCTGACACTCGTGTTTGAGTACCTG GAAAAAGATCTGAAGCAGTACATGGATGACTGTGGGAGCATCATGAGTGTTCACAATGTCAAG atATTCCTATTCCAGCTGTTACGAGGTCTGGCGTATTGCCACAAAAGGAAGGTCCTCCACAGAGACCTCAAACCGCAGAACCTGCTCATCAATGAAAAAGGAGAACTCAAACTGGCAGACTTTG GTTTGGCACGAGCCAAGTCTGTTCCTACAAAGACCTACTCCAACGAAGTAGTGACATTATGGTACCGACCACCAGATGTGCTTCTAGGCTCCACTGAGTACTCTACACCCATCGATATGTG GGGTGTGGGCTGCATCTTTTATGAAATGATCACTGGCAGACCTCTCTTCCCTGGATCGACTGTGGAGGATGAGCTTCACCTCATATTCCGCATCCTTG GTACTCCTACAGAAGAGACTTGGTCTGGTATCACCACCAGTGAAGAGTTTAAGACGTACAATTTTCCCCAATATAAGGCGGAGCCCCTCGTCAACCACGCACCCAG GATAGACAGCGATGGCCATGAATTGCTCTCGATGCTTCTGCAG TTTGAGGCTAAGAAGCGGGTATCAGCTGAGGATGCTCTCAGACAATCGTATTTCAGAAGCTTTGGGGAGCAGGTTCAAACACTGGCTGACA CGGCATCCATCTTCTCTGTAAAAGGCATTCAGCTCCAGAGAGATCCAGGGAAGAGATCCTCAGTCTACCCAGAGTCAA TGATGGCCCATAAGCTAGGCTCCGCACCCTCGCAGTACTTCCAGAGAGAAGCAGCCAATCCCAGGGTTCAGAGTCATAATCTCTCCTCCACTTCCACTGGCTGA
- the LOC122883508 gene encoding cyclin-dependent kinase 16-like isoform X4, giving the protein MDMSGNPQGCSARAPSVGDSRMGENRIGEGMRTGERDTPLRLSPFRMLRVLDSCRPPGNRIGIVHENVKMGSDGESDQASGTSSDEVQSPVRVRMRNNHHRRISNEDINKRLSLPADIRLPEGYLEKFAMNSPPFDKPMSRRLRRASLSEIGFGKLETYIKLDKLGEGTYATVFKGRSKLTDNLVALKEIRLEHEEGAPCTAIREVSLLKDLKHANIVTLHDIIHTDKCLTLVFEYLEKDLKQYMDDCGSIMSVHNVKIFLFQLLRGLAYCHKRKVLHRDLKPQNLLINEKGELKLADFGLARAKSVPTKTYSNEVVTLWYRPPDVLLGSTEYSTPIDMWGVGCIFYEMITGRPLFPGSTVEDELHLIFRILGTPTEETWSGITTSEEFKTYNFPQYKAEPLVNHAPRIDSDGHELLSMLLQFEAKKRVSAEDALRQSYFRSFGEQVQTLADTASIFSVKGIQLQRDPGKRSSVYPESMMAHKLGSAPSQYFQREAANPRVQSHNLSSTSTG; this is encoded by the exons ATGGATATGTCAGGCAACCCCCAAGGGTGCTCTGCTCGTGCTCCCAGTGTGGGAGACTCAAGGATGGGTGAGAATAGAATTGGAGAGGGGATGAGAACGGGGGAGAGAGACACCCCACTGAGGCTGTCACCTTTCCGTATGCTTCGGGTTCTGGACTCATGCCGTCCTCCAGGAAACCGTATTG GTATCGTCCATGAGAATGTGAAGATGGGTTCAGATGGGGAGAGCGACCAGGCATCTGGGACATCTTCTGATGAGGTCCAGAGTCCAGTCAGGGTCCGTATGAGGAACAACCACCATCGGCGCATCTCTAATGAG gaCATAAACAAACGTTTGTCTCTCCCAGCTGATATCAGACTACCGGAGGGCTACTTGGAGAAGTTTGCCATGAACAGCCCGCCCTTTGACAAGCCCATGAGCCGCAGGCTACGACGCGCTTCATTG TCTGAAATCGGCTTTGGGAAACTTGAGACCTACATCAAACTGGACAaactaggggag GGGACCTATGCTACAGTGTTCAAGGGGCGAAGCAAGTTAACAGACAACTTAGTAGCTCTGAAAGAGATCCGACTGGAGCATGAGGAGGGAGCACCCTGCACAGCTATCCGAGAAG TGTCTCTACTGAAAGACTTGAAGCATGCCAATATTGTCACTCTCCATGACATTATCCACACTGACAAGTGCCTGACACTCGTGTTTGAGTACCTG GAAAAAGATCTGAAGCAGTACATGGATGACTGTGGGAGCATCATGAGTGTTCACAATGTCAAG atATTCCTATTCCAGCTGTTACGAGGTCTGGCGTATTGCCACAAAAGGAAGGTCCTCCACAGAGACCTCAAACCGCAGAACCTGCTCATCAATGAAAAAGGAGAACTCAAACTGGCAGACTTTG GTTTGGCACGAGCCAAGTCTGTTCCTACAAAGACCTACTCCAACGAAGTAGTGACATTATGGTACCGACCACCAGATGTGCTTCTAGGCTCCACTGAGTACTCTACACCCATCGATATGTG GGGTGTGGGCTGCATCTTTTATGAAATGATCACTGGCAGACCTCTCTTCCCTGGATCGACTGTGGAGGATGAGCTTCACCTCATATTCCGCATCCTTG GTACTCCTACAGAAGAGACTTGGTCTGGTATCACCACCAGTGAAGAGTTTAAGACGTACAATTTTCCCCAATATAAGGCGGAGCCCCTCGTCAACCACGCACCCAG GATAGACAGCGATGGCCATGAATTGCTCTCGATGCTTCTGCAG TTTGAGGCTAAGAAGCGGGTATCAGCTGAGGATGCTCTCAGACAATCGTATTTCAGAAGCTTTGGGGAGCAGGTTCAAACACTGGCTGACA CGGCATCCATCTTCTCTGTAAAAGGCATTCAGCTCCAGAGAGATCCAGGGAAGAGATCCTCAGTCTACCCAGAGTCAA TGATGGCCCATAAGCTAGGCTCCGCACCCTCGCAGTACTTCCAGAGAGAAGCAGCCAATCCCAGGGTTCAGAGTCATAATCTCTCCTCCACTTCCACTGGCTGA
- the LOC122883508 gene encoding cyclin-dependent kinase 17-like isoform X8 has product MDRMKIIKRRLSMSLRSARPVDDSLSELAEQMALDEPSAARDNGIVHENVKMGSDGESDQASGTSSDEVQSPVRVRMRNNHHRRISNEDINKRLSLPADIRLPEGYLEKFAMNSPPFDKPMSRRLRRASLSEIGFGKLETYIKLDKLGEGTYATVFKGRSKLTDNLVALKEIRLEHEEGAPCTAIREVSLLKDLKHANIVTLHDIIHTDKCLTLVFEYLEKDLKQYMDDCGSIMSVHNVKIFLFQLLRGLAYCHKRKVLHRDLKPQNLLINEKGELKLADFGLARAKSVPTKTYSNEVVTLWYRPPDVLLGSTEYSTPIDMWGVGCIFYEMITGRPLFPGSTVEDELHLIFRILGTPTEETWSGITTSEEFKTYNFPQYKAEPLVNHAPRIDSDGHELLSMLLQFEAKKRVSAEDALRQSYFRSFGEQVQTLADTASIFSVKGIQLQRDPGKRSSVYPESTQGKSRRQSVLF; this is encoded by the exons GTATCGTCCATGAGAATGTGAAGATGGGTTCAGATGGGGAGAGCGACCAGGCATCTGGGACATCTTCTGATGAGGTCCAGAGTCCAGTCAGGGTCCGTATGAGGAACAACCACCATCGGCGCATCTCTAATGAG gaCATAAACAAACGTTTGTCTCTCCCAGCTGATATCAGACTACCGGAGGGCTACTTGGAGAAGTTTGCCATGAACAGCCCGCCCTTTGACAAGCCCATGAGCCGCAGGCTACGACGCGCTTCATTG TCTGAAATCGGCTTTGGGAAACTTGAGACCTACATCAAACTGGACAaactaggggag GGGACCTATGCTACAGTGTTCAAGGGGCGAAGCAAGTTAACAGACAACTTAGTAGCTCTGAAAGAGATCCGACTGGAGCATGAGGAGGGAGCACCCTGCACAGCTATCCGAGAAG TGTCTCTACTGAAAGACTTGAAGCATGCCAATATTGTCACTCTCCATGACATTATCCACACTGACAAGTGCCTGACACTCGTGTTTGAGTACCTG GAAAAAGATCTGAAGCAGTACATGGATGACTGTGGGAGCATCATGAGTGTTCACAATGTCAAG atATTCCTATTCCAGCTGTTACGAGGTCTGGCGTATTGCCACAAAAGGAAGGTCCTCCACAGAGACCTCAAACCGCAGAACCTGCTCATCAATGAAAAAGGAGAACTCAAACTGGCAGACTTTG GTTTGGCACGAGCCAAGTCTGTTCCTACAAAGACCTACTCCAACGAAGTAGTGACATTATGGTACCGACCACCAGATGTGCTTCTAGGCTCCACTGAGTACTCTACACCCATCGATATGTG GGGTGTGGGCTGCATCTTTTATGAAATGATCACTGGCAGACCTCTCTTCCCTGGATCGACTGTGGAGGATGAGCTTCACCTCATATTCCGCATCCTTG GTACTCCTACAGAAGAGACTTGGTCTGGTATCACCACCAGTGAAGAGTTTAAGACGTACAATTTTCCCCAATATAAGGCGGAGCCCCTCGTCAACCACGCACCCAG GATAGACAGCGATGGCCATGAATTGCTCTCGATGCTTCTGCAG TTTGAGGCTAAGAAGCGGGTATCAGCTGAGGATGCTCTCAGACAATCGTATTTCAGAAGCTTTGGGGAGCAGGTTCAAACACTGGCTGACA CGGCATCCATCTTCTCTGTAAAAGGCATTCAGCTCCAGAGAGATCCAGGGAAGAGATCCTCAGTCTACCCAGAGTCAA ccCAGGGGAAGAGCAGGAGGCAGAGTGTGTTGTTTTAG